One Parashewanella spongiae genomic window, CAATTCGATAGTACCTGTCACGTCAGTTGTACGGAAGTAGAACTGTGGACGGTAGCCTTTGAAGAATGGAGTGTGACGTCCGCCTTCTTCTTTTGACAATACATAGATTTCTGATTCGAAAGTCGTATGTGGAGTGATTGAACCAGGCTGTGCCAATACTTGACCACGCTCAACTTCATCACGCTTAGTACCACGTAGTAGTACACCACAGTTTTCGCCAGCACGACCTTCGTCAAGCAGCTTACGGAACATTTCAACACCAGTACAAGTGGTTGAAGTCGTATCTTTGATACCAACGATTTCTACTTCGTCACCCACTTTAATGATACCGCGCTCAACTCGACCTGTAACAACAGTACCACGGCCTTGAATTGAGAACACATCTTCAATTGGAAGAATGAATGCACCGTCAATAGCACGCTCTGGCTCTGGGATGTAAGTGTCTAATGCGTTAGCAAGTTCAAGAATTTTCTCTTCCCACTGTGCTTCACCGTTAAGTGCACCTAATGCAGAACCTTGGATAACTGGTAGGTCATCACCTGGGAATTCGTATTCAGATAGAAGTTCACGAACTTCCATTTCTACTAGCTCTAGAAGCTCTTCATCGTCAACCATGTCACATTTGTTCATGAATACGATGATGAATGGTACACCAACCTGACGTGAAAGCAGGATGTGCTCACGTGTTTGTGGCATAGGGCCATCTGTAGAAGCTACTACTAGGATTGCGCCGTCCATCTGTGCCGCACCAGTAATCATGTTTTTAACATAATCCGCGTGACCTGGGCAGTCTACGTGTGCGTAGTGACGAGTTTCAGTGTCATACTCGATGTGAGAAGTATTAATCGTAATACCACGCTCACGCTCTTCTGGAGCATTATCGATTTGTGCGAAATCTTTAACGTCACCACCGAAAGCTTTGGTTAAAACGTGTGAGATCGCTGCAGTTAGAGTAGTTTTACCATGGTCAACGTGACCAATTGTACCTACGTTAACATGGGGTTTACTACGTTCAAATTTTTCTTTAGCCACAATAATTTCCTTTCTTTTCAAGATGTCCAGTATGTACTGGACTGCTCAAGTCATAATCTATAGTTGGAACTCAATAGGCGCTTAGCCACGAGCTTCCATCATCGCCTTGGCAATGTTTTGCGGTGCATCAGAGTACTTCAAAAACTCCATAGAGTATGAAGCTCGCCCTTGAGACGCAGAACGCAAATCAGTTGCATAACCAAACATTTCAGATAGAGGGACTATTGACCGAATGATTTTAACGCCGGCAAAACCGTCGTCCATTCCCTCAATCAGACCGCGGCGACGGTTTAAGTCGCCGACTACGTCACCCATATAATCTTCTGGGGTAGTCACTTCTACTTTCATGCAGGGTTCGAGCAACACAGGATCCGCTTGTTCCGCACCCTGTCTGAAGCCCATCGAACCAGCAATCTTGAACGCCATTTCATTCGAGTCTACATCATGGTATGAGCCATCGAATAGAGTGACCTTCACGTCCAACACAGGGAAGCCGGCGATAACTCCGCTCTTCATCTGCTCTTGGATTCCTTTGTCAACGGAGGAGATGTATTCACGAGGGACTACACCACCTACTATTTCGTCAACGAATTCATAACCTAAACCCGGTTCAAGGGGTTCAAGTTTTAACCAAACATGGCCATATTGTCCACGCCCGCCTGATTGGCGGATAAACTTGCCTTCCACTTTTGTCGAACTGCGAATGGTTTCGCGATAAGCCACTTGAGGTTTACCTACGTTACAATCAACGCTAAACTCACGACGCATGCGATCGACAATAATGTCTAAGTGTAATTCACCCATGCCTGAAATCAGAGTTTGCCCTGATTCATCGTCAGTTTCAACACGGAAAGATGGGTCTTCTGCAGCTAATTTTTGAAGCGCAATACCCATCTTATCTTGATCGGCCTGTGAACGAGGTTCAACAGCAATGGTGATCACTGGATCTGGGAAGTCCATACGTTCCAAAATCACTTTATGATTTCCGTCGCACA contains:
- the tuf gene encoding elongation factor Tu; amino-acid sequence: MAKEKFERSKPHVNVGTIGHVDHGKTTLTAAISHVLTKAFGGDVKDFAQIDNAPEERERGITINTSHIEYDTETRHYAHVDCPGHADYVKNMITGAAQMDGAILVVASTDGPMPQTREHILLSRQVGVPFIIVFMNKCDMVDDEELLELVEMEVRELLSEYEFPGDDLPVIQGSALGALNGEAQWEEKILELANALDTYIPEPERAIDGAFILPIEDVFSIQGRGTVVTGRVERGIIKVGDEVEIVGIKDTTSTTCTGVEMFRKLLDEGRAGENCGVLLRGTKRDEVERGQVLAQPGSITPHTTFESEIYVLSKEEGGRHTPFFKGYRPQFYFRTTDVTGTIELPEGVEMVMPGDNVQMVVTLIAPIAMDEGLRFAIREGGRTVGAGVVAKIVA